ccaaaagcaaaatatttgtatgacaattataaatatgcatgaaaatttaattcaaaCGCAGTAAAAGCAATTGTCAACCGTAACATTCTTATCATTAGCATAAATGAGAGAAAAAGACAGACAAGTCAGAGATGGGAATAGTAGAGACCttattaaagtaaaaagttaaaaaggaaaatcatTACATGAAATCGATACCCGCGCCGAATTGCAGGCCTTTACGACCGATATCCTTTTCGGTAGTAGCGATTGGTAAGGTAAAGTTCAGCTCGAAACGCGCAGCGGGAGTTGCATAGACTAAACCTAAGCCTGTAGAGATACAAGGCTTAGAAAGTATTGATTTGTATGTGCCACATGGATTTGGAGAAGTCAAATTCGATAGCCCTCCAGCATTCGCAAACAACTGTAAGCGAAATGGTTTAGAAGCATCAACTTTTGGCAAAGGGAATAGCAAGCTCATGGAGAAAGCCATATATGCGGTCCCGCCTAAAGAATCCCTGCCATCTTTTGGACCTATACGGTCTTCTGAAAAACCACGAAGGCTAGTTGAACCGCCTAACATGAAACGATCACACAGACTGACTTGCTTCTTATTTAGACTATGCAATGCTCCAATCCGGGCGGacaaagaaagagaaacaGACCTAGAAGAATTTAAAGCCACAGCTTTTTGACCCCAGAATTCTGATTTTAGAAAGCTCGCATCTCCTGGAAGAAATCCGAACCCAGCGAGCTCTAAAGTCTGCCTCACATAATCTCCCTTCGTGGGTATCATAAGATGATCGCGTGTATCGCGTGTATACGTATAGGAAAGAGattgttttaatgaatcaCCGGCCTCAAGTCGTACGCTTGGAGAAGCATATTCAGTGAGATGAGTAACTTGCCTCCACAATAAGTTTTGTGAAAGTAAATGCTCGCCAGACCACAGATCTTGATGCTGCAATGAAAGCGTAATTCCTTTAGTAAGTAAGTCATGGCTCGAAATAGATTTATTGTCTCTCAAGTTACTGTGGCCATTGAATCGTAAACGGGTTTTAGGATCTGCGT
This portion of the Schizosaccharomyces pombe strain 972h- genome assembly, chromosome: I genome encodes:
- the sam50 gene encoding sorting and assembly machinery complex subunit Sam50, producing MTEQFESTSFPSDIPAVNEESKLSAEETFKSLSEILAENSTLPVGISSIRVTGAHHTRPSFIRKVLKTCLDTSKPAKSRSLLETLNAIQETTGNLMAFNVYETANIKIDRASSSVSGDDDLDVTIQVKEKPRLYVETGTDVGNVEGNVHANVLARNVFGGAELLSGNVSYGTRNRSTMSVNFETPVNADPKTRLRFNGHSNLRDNKSISSHDLLTKGITLSLQHQDLWSGEHLLSQNLLWRQVTHLTEYASPSVRLEAGDSLKQSLSYTYTRDTRDHLMIPTKGDYVRQTLELAGFGFLPGDASFLKSEFWGQKAVALNSSRSVSLSLSARIGALHSLNKKQVSLCDRFMLGGSTSLRGFSEDRIGPKDGRDSLGGTAYMAFSMSLLFPLPKVDASKPFRLQLFANAGGLSNLTSPNPCGTYKSILSKPCISTGLGLVYATPAARFELNFTLPIATTEKDIGRKGLQFGAGIDFM